The Chthoniobacterales bacterium genome includes the window ATCCTGAGCCAGAACGGGACGACAATCGTGAAAATCATGCTCCACATCTCGAGCGACGAGCAAAAGAAACGGCTGCAAGCGCGAGTCGAGAATCCAAAAAAACGCTGGAAGTTTTTGCCGGCCGATCTCAAAGAGCGCGGATTTTGGGACGATTACCAGGAAGCGTATGAAGTCGCGATCAATTGCTGCACGACCGATTGCGCGCCCTGGTACGTCGTTCCAGCCAACCATAAATGGGCGCGCGACCTCGCGATCGCCGAAGTGGTTTTGCGGGCGTTGAAAAAAATGAAACCGCGTTATCCCAAGCTGCGCTTCGATCCGAAAGAGGTGAAGTTCAGGTAAAGGTGAGCGGCACCCAATCCGCAAAATTTCTCGAGCAGAACTTGCGGTAGCCGCCGGCGGCGATCAGCGCATGAGCGCGATCAACCGGCTGCGGCTGGGAACTTCGAGCTTCCGGAACATGGCGTGCAGATGTTTTTTCACCATGGCCACGCTCACGGCGGCTTTGTCGGCGATTTCCTGATTACTAAAACCGTCGCAAACCAGTCGCGCCACCTGCTGTTCCCGCTGGCTCAGCCGGGCCAACTGGGGCAAGTGCGTTCCGCGTTCCCGTGCCCGCTTGCGTTCTTCGCATTCGATCAGGAAATGCGGCCGCGCGACGCCGGCGGAATGGAGTTCTTGCATGCTGACCTTCGCGCGAAGGTCGGGCATCTTCGGGTGCCGAACCATCTCCTCGTAAACAACCGGACGAAGTTCGTGGCCGCGCGACCCCGCCTTCCACCGCTCCTTCAGCGACCGGCATCCATCCAGGATCTCGAGTGGCACCGGCGCGATTAATTTCATCATCCGCGTCATTTCCGGGCCCTGTTTCCAGAGCGCGCAGAATTCCAACGCAGCCTTGTTTCGGTAGACTATCTTCAGGTTCCAGCGCAGCAAAATCGTCGGCAGCGGCAGCCGTCCGAGAAGTTCTTCAAAGACCATCCGGGCCGAGTGTTCGCGTTCCAGCGAGCGAAGGCGATTGAGCGCCGTCTGAAACTGCGGATAAAAATTACGCAGGCTCTTCATCTCCCCTTCACTCAAATCGCCTTGTCTCGCC containing:
- a CDS encoding LuxR C-terminal-related transcriptional regulator, which gives rise to MKHSLVFRLRRPDDWQHEAYRRHRGDSLLTARKADVDVVAAKALLALHAAIDVAAFWKAVQRVINAGMPDSVIGLTLQHSPVLPLISKWTEPIADGFCHAKPIQNYLRAHPRSRFVRISDIFPIRSKLLRSEFYRKYMARARCEHAIGLFFWDARRLIGVVIVMRTARQGDLSEGEMKSLRNFYPQFQTALNRLRSLEREHSARMVFEELLGRLPLPTILLRWNLKIVYRNKAALEFCALWKQGPEMTRMMKLIAPVPLEILDGCRSLKERWKAGSRGHELRPVVYEEMVRHPKMPDLRAKVSMQELHSAGVARPHFLIECEERKRARERGTHLPQLARLSQREQQVARLVCDGFSNQEIADKAAVSVAMVKKHLHAMFRKLEVPSRSRLIALMR